Below is a window of Variovorax sp. TBS-050B DNA.
TGGTAGCCCTGCTCGTGCTGGCGGTCGTTGTTCATTTGCTGGCGTTGAGCGACAGTGCCTGGTGGCGCGAATCGATCAGTGCCAGTGTTCTCGATGCGGCATTGCAGGGCCTGAAACCCGCGCTGCCTGAAAAGTTGGCAAGCTACCTGCCCTGAGAGGAATCGGTCATGTGTGGAATCGTCGGCGTTGTCAGCAACGCACCCGTCAACCAGCTGCTCTATGACGCCTTGCTGCTGCTGCAGCATCGCGGCCAGGACGCGGCCGGCATCGTCACCCTGCTGGAACGCAAGTTCTTCATGCACAAGGCCAAAGGCATGGTGCGCGACGTGTTCCGCACGCGCAACATGCGCGCGCTGCCGGGCAACGTGGGCCTGGGCCAGGTGCGCTATCCGACGGCGGGCAACGCCTACAGCGAGGAAGAAGCGCAGCCCTTCTACGTGAACGCGCCCTTCGGCATCGTGCTGGTGCACAACGGCAACCTGACCAATGCGCATGCGCTGCGCTCGGAGCTGTTCTCCACCGACCACCGCCACACCAACACCGAGAGCGACTCCGAAGTGCTGCTCAACGTGCTCGCGCACGAGCTCGAGCGCGCCTCGCGCGGCGTGCCGCTGAATCCGGCCGAGGTGTTCGCCGCGGTCAGGAGCGTGTACAAGCGGCTGCGCGGTTCGTATGCGGTGGTCTCGCTGATCGCCGGCCACGGGCTGCTGGCCTTCCGCGATCCCCACGGCATCCGCCCGCTGTGCATGGGCCGCAGCGCCGACGGCACCGTGATGGTGGCGAGCGAATCGGTGGCGCTCGAAGGCTCGGGCCACACCTTCGAGCGCAATATCGCGCCGGGCGAAGCGGTGTTCATCGACCTGCAGGGCAATGTGCATTCGATGCAGTGCGCCGAGGCGGCCACGCTCAACCCCTGCATCTTCGAGTTCGTGTATCTCGCGCGGCCCGACTCGGTGCTCGACGGCATCTCGGTCTACCAGGCGCGCCTGAACCTCGGCGAGACGCTGGCCAAGCGCGTGGTGTCCACCGTGCCGCCGAACCAGATCGACGTGATCATTCCGATCCCCGAATCGAGCCGCCCGAGCGCCACGCAGCTCGCGCACCTGCTGGGCATTCCCTACCGCGAAGGCTTCGTGAAGAACCGCTACGTCGGCCGCACCTT
It encodes the following:
- the purF gene encoding amidophosphoribosyltransferase, with the translated sequence MCGIVGVVSNAPVNQLLYDALLLLQHRGQDAAGIVTLLERKFFMHKAKGMVRDVFRTRNMRALPGNVGLGQVRYPTAGNAYSEEEAQPFYVNAPFGIVLVHNGNLTNAHALRSELFSTDHRHTNTESDSEVLLNVLAHELERASRGVPLNPAEVFAAVRSVYKRLRGSYAVVSLIAGHGLLAFRDPHGIRPLCMGRSADGTVMVASESVALEGSGHTFERNIAPGEAVFIDLQGNVHSMQCAEAATLNPCIFEFVYLARPDSVLDGISVYQARLNLGETLAKRVVSTVPPNQIDVIIPIPESSRPSATQLAHLLGIPYREGFVKNRYVGRTFIMPGQGVRKKSVRQKLNVIASEFKGRNVLLVDDSIVRGTTSREIVQMARDAGARKVYLASAAPPVRYPNVYGIDMPTKDELVAHDRTVEEVRELIGCDALIYQDVDAMKRAVGSLNPKLDGFDASCFDGVYVTGDIDTEAITRMNGNRPRIEETEEDSSRLALPNLSE